From a single Nitrospinaceae bacterium genomic region:
- a CDS encoding alpha/beta hydrolase, whose product MSDRSRLSHKWISEEFYKVHDVYAFRSTMFVEWGFRPADVKRTTERIKVPGAVVKEWARTAAQEEGFAREAEEAGHRESAAELYYRAALYYGPACGTIHTNSPRKQELYAKMIACYEKFIELFEEAPVERVEIPFESGKSIPGILQTVPGVENAPCVLVVPGMDTIKEYMPSPYHNHFRRRGIATLSIDGPGQGESNVRENWVTLDNFERAGSAAIDYLEGRPEVDASRVGLYGWSMGSYWGPRVAAHDDRLKACVGAMGVYLQKDTIFNLGKPAYRTNYMYMSDIHDEDEFDVMLEQMTLEPIAEKIDCPMLLAMGEFDELCPLEDAEQLFDLLKCPKELWVYENETHTLGSRLPDFYLAVADWLLDALNGKFDNDHTQKRFFNAR is encoded by the coding sequence ATGTCGGATCGTAGCCGGTTAAGTCATAAATGGATCTCCGAGGAATTCTATAAGGTTCATGACGTTTATGCTTTTCGCTCAACGATGTTTGTGGAGTGGGGTTTCCGTCCCGCCGATGTGAAACGCACTACCGAGCGAATTAAGGTGCCGGGTGCTGTGGTTAAGGAGTGGGCAAGAACGGCGGCCCAAGAAGAGGGATTTGCCCGTGAAGCTGAGGAGGCTGGACACCGTGAGAGCGCGGCAGAGTTGTACTATCGTGCCGCTCTATACTATGGACCCGCATGCGGTACGATTCATACGAACAGCCCTCGCAAGCAAGAACTCTACGCCAAGATGATCGCGTGTTATGAAAAATTCATCGAGTTGTTTGAAGAGGCGCCTGTCGAGCGGGTGGAAATACCGTTTGAAAGCGGTAAAAGTATCCCTGGGATACTACAGACAGTTCCGGGGGTTGAAAATGCTCCCTGTGTTTTGGTGGTCCCTGGTATGGATACCATCAAGGAGTATATGCCTAGTCCTTATCACAATCATTTCCGCCGCCGAGGTATAGCGACTCTAAGCATCGATGGTCCTGGCCAGGGCGAGAGTAATGTGAGGGAAAATTGGGTGACGCTAGATAATTTTGAACGGGCAGGTTCTGCGGCGATCGATTATCTTGAAGGTCGCCCCGAGGTGGATGCATCTAGGGTTGGTCTCTACGGTTGGAGCATGGGAAGCTATTGGGGCCCCCGTGTTGCTGCGCATGATGATCGCCTCAAGGCATGCGTCGGTGCTATGGGTGTTTACCTTCAAAAAGATACGATTTTTAATCTCGGCAAACCAGCTTACCGGACAAACTATATGTATATGTCCGACATTCACGACGAGGATGAGTTTGACGTGATGTTGGAGCAGATGACACTAGAGCCAATCGCAGAAAAAATAGACTGTCCGATGCTCCTCGCGATGGGGGAGTTTGATGAGTTATGTCCTCTTGAAGATGCTGAGCAGCTTTTTGATTTACTCAAGTGTCCTAAAGAGCTCTGGGTGTATGAAAATGAGACGCATACACTGGGTTCCCGACTACCAGATTTTTATCTTGCTGTGGCAGATTGGCTTCTCGATGCGCTTAATGGAAAATTCGACAACGACCATACTCAAAAGCGATTTTTCAATGCTCGATGA
- a CDS encoding LLM class flavin-dependent oxidoreductase → MGVAFSLHLVPDDIGALAKRAKLAEESGFEQVWVAESHLTCRDHNVALAVAIQNTSTVKIGPGVTNPVLHDDSVAASTIATLDELSGGRVLFGIGSGDTPVYTLGRKMARLATMRTSIHRIRSLVRGEVVEYEEGVNVNIWSKRDIPIYTSAEGPKTLKMSGEIADGVIVGSGVYKETVEWVLRHLNDGIAERQDNLGAMDIIFGAVVSVDRDGHAAREKVRSRVANRAHHNFRMTLDSVPEEYQPEIQNLLDNFDVSNWRHPKHVPLITDYILDRFTITGTPEDCVKRIKEIESFGVKSIMIDPPSQDFDESLELFAKEVMPHCM, encoded by the coding sequence ATGGGAGTTGCTTTTAGTCTTCATCTTGTTCCGGACGATATCGGTGCCCTTGCAAAACGGGCCAAACTTGCGGAGGAGAGTGGTTTTGAGCAGGTGTGGGTGGCAGAAAGTCATCTGACTTGCAGGGATCATAATGTTGCTCTAGCTGTTGCCATCCAGAATACATCGACGGTCAAAATTGGTCCCGGTGTTACTAACCCTGTGCTCCACGATGATTCCGTTGCCGCCAGCACCATTGCTACCTTAGACGAATTGTCAGGAGGGCGAGTTCTTTTCGGCATCGGTTCCGGCGACACTCCCGTATACACGTTGGGTAGAAAGATGGCTCGCCTTGCGACCATGCGCACATCGATACACAGGATTAGAAGTTTGGTCAGAGGTGAGGTGGTTGAATACGAGGAGGGTGTTAACGTCAATATCTGGAGCAAGCGCGATATTCCCATCTACACCTCAGCGGAGGGACCAAAGACACTGAAGATGTCCGGCGAAATCGCTGACGGTGTAATTGTCGGCTCCGGTGTTTATAAAGAAACTGTCGAATGGGTGTTGAGGCACCTGAATGATGGAATTGCGGAAAGACAGGATAATCTAGGTGCGATGGATATTATCTTTGGAGCTGTTGTCTCTGTGGATCGGGACGGCCATGCCGCAAGAGAAAAAGTCAGATCTCGTGTCGCTAACCGGGCACATCATAATTTCAGGATGACACTTGATTCGGTGCCCGAAGAGTATCAGCCTGAAATTCAAAATCTTCTCGATAATTTTGATGTGAGCAACTGGCGCCACCCCAAACATGTGCCGCTCATTACGGATTACATTCTAGACCGGTTCACAATTACAGGAACTCCCGAGGATTGCGTAAAGCGAATCAAGGAAATTGAAAGCTTTGGGGTAAAAAGCATCATGATTGATCCGCCGTCGCAAGATTTTGACGAGTCACTCGAACTGTTTGCCAAAGAAGTTATGCCTCATTGCATGTGA
- a CDS encoding LLM class flavin-dependent oxidoreductase, which translates to MRVGLHFGPLQDFPPIGKILEMVQKAENLGFDPILFADSVSLSRFHVHDPYTTLALAAQATSTAIIGTCVTNPLTRHLSVTANAAGSIDDISGGRMLLGIGTGDTAVHLIGKKAVRLNTMRESLIVLKNLLSGTPIDFESQVLTSNWNKSDLPIYLAAGGPKTLALGGELADGLITLAGLAPETIEWVRSCVTKGETIAGKSAGCVPVWIDGLLSFGDDREKIRNAIKPRITSFANQNFRVSYHAVPENHLSEVKTFRENYDETDLGPTTKNAKYVTDYMIDRFGIVGTVSDIIERFEALKEINVETFLVAMPFSLDERIAIIEMLGREVLPRVL; encoded by the coding sequence ATGCGTGTTGGGTTGCACTTTGGTCCCTTGCAGGATTTTCCACCAATCGGAAAAATCCTCGAAATGGTACAAAAAGCCGAAAATTTAGGCTTTGACCCCATATTATTCGCCGACAGCGTATCCCTCTCCCGATTTCATGTGCATGACCCATACACTACCCTTGCTCTCGCCGCACAGGCGACCAGCACCGCAATTATTGGCACTTGTGTGACTAACCCACTCACACGTCATCTCTCGGTAACGGCTAATGCAGCAGGCTCTATAGATGACATTTCTGGTGGTCGAATGCTACTCGGCATCGGCACAGGGGACACCGCAGTTCATCTCATCGGGAAAAAAGCGGTCAGGTTGAATACGATGCGGGAGTCATTAATTGTGTTAAAAAATCTACTTTCGGGCACCCCTATAGATTTCGAAAGTCAGGTTCTTACCTCAAATTGGAACAAGTCTGATCTTCCCATCTATCTCGCCGCCGGCGGCCCGAAAACTCTTGCATTGGGTGGAGAACTTGCCGACGGCCTCATTACACTAGCCGGACTAGCTCCCGAGACTATAGAGTGGGTGCGTAGTTGTGTTACCAAGGGAGAAACCATTGCAGGAAAATCGGCAGGCTGCGTTCCTGTTTGGATAGACGGGCTTCTTAGCTTCGGTGATGACCGCGAAAAAATCCGTAACGCTATCAAGCCGCGCATAACCTCATTCGCGAATCAAAATTTCCGTGTTTCCTACCACGCCGTGCCAGAAAATCACCTTTCCGAAGTTAAGACATTCAGAGAAAATTACGATGAAACTGATTTGGGGCCCACCACAAAAAACGCCAAATACGTAACCGATTACATGATCGACCGATTTGGTATTGTGGGTACAGTTTCCGATATCATTGAACGTTTTGAGGCGCTGAAGGAAATAAATGTTGAAACTTTTCTCGTGGCAATGCCTTTTAGTTTAGACGAGCGCATTGCGATAATCGAAATGCTCGGGCGAGAAGTACTCCCGCGCGTGTTATAA